In Chaetodon auriga isolate fChaAug3 unplaced genomic scaffold, fChaAug3.hap1 Scaffold_238, whole genome shotgun sequence, one genomic interval encodes:
- the LOC143317752 gene encoding uncharacterized protein LOC143317752, producing the protein MSLSPTSSSSSSCQSPSGSFPESFTIPWGQFPEALTQALERERRPNPSLRKEMVRIVVREMMKVTTSLSKKNAADVAKKLVAKYPKSLQDVIEGDVIGTGYGSLVKQIQNRIENVKRPTTPKIKKRKSHDSDTDEVPPEKRAAIQDTYGCIRWHVKFMPLGETAETQQQKKDELKNLFSQNQQSPGPLKMLMKSTFYSQRKDVNQGKDMKYLQENWPYWFHEIGMNVHFNELTGVDLKETFLKNVEQKGERLLHFMKTVAVNKSKRFYQAATKLQIMMGEQAVSTQVTEMVLLLLAYFDKRDDVMFHYVEDTCLAGEVVMDRVPLTPTIVVCGQSCFSSRRMMLCVDHVIVNENISSFISSLCMMFGSYYCFNIHYPTALASTLEFLELQRCCPRTVFLS; encoded by the exons ATGTCTCTGTCGCCAACGTCATCGtcgtccagcagctgtcagagcccAAGTGGCAGTTTTCCAGAGTCATTCACAATACCATGGGGACAGTTCCCAGAGGCGTTGACACAGGCTTTGGAGAGGGAAAGGCGTCCAAATCCAAGTCTGAGGAAAGAGATGGTCAGAATTGTGGTCCgtgaaatgatgaaagtaaCCACGTCTTTAAGCAAGAAGaatgctgctgatgtggctAAGAAATTGGTGGCTAAATACCCCAAGTCCCTTCAAGATGTGATTGAGGGTGACGTAATTGGCACAGGGTATGGCTCCCTCgtgaaacaaattcaaaatcgGATCGAAAATGTGAAAAGACCTACAAcaccaaaaattaaaaaaagaaaatcacatgacTCTGACACTGACGAAGTCCCACCTGAAAAACGTGCAGCGATTCAAGACACCTATGGGTGCATCCGTTGGCATGTGAAGTTTATGCCCCTTGGGGAAACGGCCGAaacccagcagcagaagaaagatGAGCTTAAAAATCTGTTCAGCCAGAATCAACAAAGCCCAGGTCCTTTGAAAATGCTGATGAAGTCCACATTCTACAGCCAGCGAAAAGACGTGAACCAAGGGAAAGACATGAAGTACCTCCAGGAAAACTGGCCATATTGGTTTCATGAAATTGGCATGAATGTTCACTTCAACGAGCTCACTGGAGTTGACCTGAAGGAAACCTTCTTGAAAAATGTGGAACAGAAGGGGGAACGGCTCTTGCACTTCATGAAGACAgttgctgtcaacaaatccaaaagaTTCTACCAAGCTGCAACAAAGCTACAGATTATGATGGGAGAACAGGCAGTCAGCACACAGGTCACAGAGATGGTGCTGCTTCTTCTGGCTTATTTTGACAAgagagatgatgtgatgttcCATTACGTGGAGGACACTTGCCTGGCTGGAGAAGTGGTCATGGACCGAGTTCCCTTGACTCCAACGATTGTTGTATGTG gacaatcctgcttttcttccagaaggatgatgctgtgtgtggatcACGTCATCGTCAACGAGAAcatctcttccttcatctcctccttgtGCATGATGTTTGGCTCGTATTACTGCTTCAACATCCATTACCCAACTGCACTTGCATCAACCCTGGAGTTTCTGGAGTTACAGAGGTGCTGCCCTCGCACTGTGTTCCTATCTTGA